Sequence from the Stenotrophomonas sp. 364 genome:
CAAGCCGGGCGACCTGGGCGGCCACATCGCCTCCTTCGCCTCCGGTGCCACGCTGTATGACGTGGGCTTCAACCACTTCTGGCGCGCCCCCAGCGACAACCACCCCGGCGACCTGCTCTTCATCCAGGGCCACAGCGCCCCGGGCATCTATGCGCGTTCCTTCCTGGAAGGCCGCATCGACGAAGCCCAGCTGGACAAGTTCCGCATGGAAGTGGACGGCGGTGGCCTCTCCAGCTACCCGCACCCGTGGCTGATGCCCGATTACTGGCAGACCCCCACCGTGTCGATGGGCCTGGGCCCGCTGGCCGCCATCTACCAGGCGCAGTTCCTGCGTTACCTGGAAAACCGTGGCCTGATCGAGAAGTCCGACCGCAAGGTGTGGTGCTTCATCGGCGACGGCGAGAGCGACGAGCCGGAAACCCTGGGCGCGATCGCCCTGGCCGGCCGCGAAGGCTTGGACAACCTGATCTTCGTGGTCAACTGCAACCTGCAGCGCCTTGACGGCCCGGTGCGTGGCAACGGCAAGATCATCCAGGAACTGGAAGGCGTCTTCCGTGGCGGCGGCTGGAATGTCATCAAGCTGCTGTGGGGCGGTTACTGGGATGCCCTGCTGGCCAAGGACACCAATGGCGTCCTGCGCAAGCTGATGATGGAAACCGTCGACGGCGAATACCAGAACTGCAAGGCCTTCGGCGGCGCGTATACCCGCGAGCATTTCTTCGGCAAGTACCCGGAAACCGCTGCGATGGTCGCCGGTCTGTCCGACGACGATATCTGGCGCCTCAACCGTGGTGGCCACGACCCGCACAAGGTGTATGCCGCGTACCACGAAGCGGTGAACACCAAGGGCATGCCCACCGTGATCCTGGCCAAGACGGTCAAGGGCTACGGCATGGGCAGCGCGGGTGAAGCACTGAACCCGACCCACCAGACCAAGAAGCTGGACGACGACGCCGTTCGCCACTTCCGCGACCGCTTCAACATCCCGGTGACCGACGCCCAGCTGGCCGACGGCCAGGTGCCGTTCTACCACCCGGGCCCGGATTCGCCGGAAGTGAAGTACCTGCAGGAACGCCGCGCCGCCCTGGGGGGTTACCTGCCGCAGCGCCGTCGCAAGGCCGAAAAGAGCTTCGTGGCGCCCAAGCTGGAAAGCTACGAGCGCCTGCTCAAGAGCAGCGGCGAGCGCAGCTACTCCACCACCATGGCCTTCGTGCAGAGCCTGAACATCACCCTGCGCGACAAGGAACTGGGTCCGCACATCGTGCCGATCGTGGCCGACGAAGCCCGTACCTTCGGCATGGAAGGCCTGTTCCGCCAGATCGGCATCTACGCGCCGTTTGGCCAGAAGTACAAGCCGGTCGATGCCGACCAGCTCATGTTCTACCGCGAAGACCAGAGCGGCCAGGTGCTGCAGCAGGGCATCAGCGAGCCGGGCGCCATCGCCTCGTGGATGGCCGCCGGTACCAGCTACTCGGTCAGCAACGTGCCGATGCTGCCGTTCTACATCTACTACAGCATGTTCGGCTTCCAGCGCGTGGGCGACCTTGCCTGGCAGGCCGCCGACATGCGTACCCGTGGCTTCCTGCTGGGCGGCACCGCCGGCCGCACCACGCTGAACGGTGAAGGCCTGCAGCACGAAGATGGCTTCAGCCATATCGTGGCCGGTGGCATCCCCAACGTCCGCAGCTATGACCCGACCTTCGGCTTCGAAGTGACGGTGATCCTGCAGCACGGCACGAAGGCCATGATGGAAGATCAGATTGATGAGTACTACTACATCACCCTGATGAACGAAAACTACACCCACCCGGAAATGCCGGAAGGCGCGGCCGACGGCATCGTCAAGGGCATGTACCTGCTCACCGACGCCGGCAAGCCGAAGAAGGGCGAGCTGCGCGTGCAGCTGCTGGGTTCGGGCACCATCCTGCGCGAAGCCATTGCCGCGGCCGAGCTGCTGGACAAGGACTTCGGCGTGACCGCCGACATCTGGAGCTGCCCGAGCTTCAACGAACTGCGCCGCGACGGCTTCGACGTGGAGCGTTACAACCGCTTCCACCCGGAAGGCGAGCAGCGCAAGGCGTTCGTGACCGAGCTGCTGGAAGGCCGCCAGGGCCCGGCCATTGCCGCCACCGACTACGTGCGTGCGTACGCGGACCAGATCCGCTCGTTCGTGCCGATGTCGTACACGGTGCTGGGTACGGATGGCTTTGGTCGTTCGGATACGCGTGCGAACCTGCGTCGCTTCTTCGAGGTTGACCGGTACTACATCGCGCATGCCGCGATTGCGGCGCTGGCGAAGGAAGGGAAGATGACGGCTAAGGATGTGGCAAGGGCTATCAAGCAGTACAAGATTGATCCTGAGAAGGCCAATCCTGTCGGGGTTTGAGCTTAGGATTTAAGAGTAATTGCAACAAGGGGGCGAACAGTTCGCCCCCATTTTTTTGTGTGATGTGTAATTTCCATTAATCACAAAAACTCAACCTCAAGGAATTGGTTGCTGTGAGAATTCTTCAGTTTGCCGCAAAAAGAGTTCACAATAGATATGATTATGATATGGAGTTCAATGAGGAAATTACATTTCTCGTTGGAATTAACGGGAGTGGTAAAACAACTTCTCTCCGTTTACTGCAGGCAATGCTCGCTTTCGATCTAACGACGCTGCTTTCCATAAAATTCAGCGAATTGCGAGTGGTAATTAATTCTGAGTCTAAATTCTTCGATTACAGAATTATTAGCGACAAAAAGAACCTGGTCTTTGTTATGAATGGCGAAGACTTGGGGCATAGAGTGGCGAGGTTGGACGATGAAAAGCTCGCAATGTACTCGAAGGTTGAGCGAATCGAAGGTTATGTAGAGGATCAGCGCGTCGATCTAATCCAGCGCATGAATCAGACATTTCCTGCGTTTATGCGATTGGGGCGGCCTTTATTCCTCGGCCTGGAGCGGCGCGCGGCCAGACTGGATATTGAGCCATTCTACTTTGACGAAGATGTTGGAGTAACTAGCTATTCCTCTAAACGGTCATGGGCGAGCAAGGGCATCGTTGAGGGTTTGGATAGTTCTCAGTTTCTTATCGAACGAGCCTTTAGAAAGTACAGAAAGGCCAGTGACAGCATCGGTGCGCGACTTACAAATACGGTCGTCGGTTCGATGTTTGATTACATTGAGTTCAATCCTGATGAGCTACAGGGCGGGGATAGGAATGCTGCTGATTTTCGCTCCCTGTATGACCGTAGGCGTGAGATTGAGGCACTCGCGGCTCGTCTCGGAGGGAGCGCGGGTGCTGAAAAGCAGATAAGTGAGTTCTTCTCAAAGATGCAGGCTGTGCTCGAGCAATCTCGAGGTGCTGCAAGTATTGAATGGCTTATGAATCGGTCACAGATCAAGAGGATTCATAAGCTGCTTGAGGAGATGGAACGTCAGAAGACTCAAGCCGAGCGGTTTTACGTTCCGATTGAGAATTTTCTCGACGGAATTAACAGTTTTCTCAGGGACTCAAGGAAAGTCGCGTCCGTTGATTCTATTGGGAAGCTTAAGGTAACGCAGGAAGGGGTTGACCTCCCCCTCTCAAGCCTTTCCTCTGGCGAGAAACAGCTTCTAATTATGCTCGCCCACGCTTGGTTTGGTCGGGGTAGCAAGGGTGTGTTGATTGTCGATGAGCCGGAGCTCTCGCTGCATTTGAGGTGGCAGGAGCGATTGGTTGATGAAATTTCCAAGGGTGCAAAAAGTCAAATGATCTTTGCAACGCACTCTCCAGAAATCATTGGATTTAAGAAAAATAACTGCGTATACGTCGGGTGATCGATGAACAGGGACTTGTCTGTCGGCCTTCCGGTCAGGGGGCTTGCTGCTCGCTATGCCGAAGCAGCTCTTTATCACAATTATAATGATATAGATGTTTACATTGAGGACACCGCTGAGGGCTATAGAAAGCTCTACGCGATAGTCCTAGCTAGGCTATTTTCGGCAGATGGAATTGCCTTGGACAGGGTGTTTCCTTTAGGTAGCCGTGGGCAAGTTCTGAAAGCTGCGAGAAAGGATGATGGTTGCGGTAGGAAGTCACTCTTCATTGTTGATGGTGATCTGTATCTGCTCGGTGGCGAGTATGAGGATATCCCTGAATCAGTATTTGTATTGCCTAGATACTGCATCGAGAATTTTCTAATCGACTCATCTGCAATTCTCAGAGTGCTCTATGAAGATGCGCCGGAGATGGATATGGATGAGCTTAAGATTAAGTGTGATTTTGAGGGTTGGTTCAGTTCGAGCCGGGAGAATCTAAAGGAGCTTTTTGTTTGGTTTGCTGTCTCGCATTCGCTCGCGGCTGGAATTCAAACCGTATCGATGCGATATCAAGCGATATGCAAGAATGGAGATGGTGATGTCGATTCACTCAAGGTGCGCCTAGTAGTTGACGAAATATCTCGCGATCTTTCTGTTCGTTTTGGTCAGGAGGCGGTCTCATCTGCTCTGGAATCTGTTCGACAAAAGGTTGACGAATCCTCTTGTTTTATAACTAACTACGTCTCCGCTAAGGATTTTGTTCTGCCGCTTTTGCTGATTAGGGGGCGGGCAGTGTCTGGGAGTAAAGCTGCAAACCTAAACCTTAAAGTAAGAGTGGCTCGAGTTTGTTCTTTACATGGCTTGGACCCCATCGTAGAGCGAGTTAGAAGACTTGCTGCCGCGTAGTGCGAAAAATTTTCCTCATCATTAATACGGTCTTGGCGGAGATGAAACCCCCGTCAAGATCGGTCTTCGTCCTCCGTCGTGTGAGAGCTTTGACATCAAGGCGAGATTGCACGGTCAGTGGTGGTGGTTTAGCTGGCTACCACTCGCACTGCGACCGATGCCATTCCAGCAGGTCCGCGCCGACTGCGTGCCGCCTTTCGGCCGGCTCCGCCAATCTCAAGCCATCTAGGTTTCCGTACTCGGTCGCAAGTAGGGAGGGCGCGGCCTGCAAAAGCCTCGATTTCGGCTCCACGCTGATGAGGTATAGATCGAAGAGAGTATGAACATCCGCCCGTAGTAGAAGGCCGTTTGAAAGGACGTTGGTAGCTGCGCCTCGATACGGATGGACGTGAGCCGCCTCAAGCACATCCACAACGCTCGACCGGGTCATAGCGCACCGGCCGCTGTACGCCTGGAGTAGGGCGCTCCGGAACGCGCCCTGGCCCTGGCGTCGAACAATGGTGGCAATAACCTTCTGCCTCTGGTCCTCGGCATCATATGTGGAGAATGCGAGCGACTCTTCAGCAATCCTTCTCTCTAATTGAAGTTGATTTCGAGTCGTCCCTGACGTTGCCGTGTATGAAGAAGGAGCTGGTGCCCCCGATAGGAGCTTCAGCAACCGACCAGTGACCTCGGGGCCAACATTCGCTGCCGGCCGCAGTCCGGCGAGCCAGGGCTGTTGGAGTTGATCGAGTACATGGGAAATGTTCTGCATCCGGTACTCCCAGGCTTTTGGGGTACGGCCGTGCAGTTCTGCAAGCTCTCGATAGATCAGGGCCTTATTGAAAGACCGACCATTTGCGGAGCGCAACTGCATCAGTCGGTAGGCATCAACCGCAGCCGCCAGCTGATCTTGAGTCCATTCGTCCACTTCCGCCCCTCTTCGCGCCTATGCGAATCGCCGATTCGATAGGTCCAAAGTATGCCGGACGCGTGGCCACGTGCCGCAACCAGCCTGTCAGCTGCTGAGAACTAGCCTATGCGGGGGCCAAAAAGTGTCCACTCGACAAAGCTCATAGTCCTCCCCAAACGCCAACGCAGCCTCCCTGGCCGGCAAGTCCGAGTAGCACTCCAACAGGTACTGATCCATGCCCGCATCCGCATGGTCGATAGCGAAGAAGCCCAACATGGCTTCGTCGAACGCCTCAAGCCAATCCCCGTCAATCCTGGTCATCTGTGGTCCTCCCGATAGGCCAGAGAGGATGCCGCCACCCCGTCCCAAGGCCTGCGACTGAACCGGGCCGATTGCGTCGCACCGTAGACGCCGCCAACCAACCCCCACCAGATCAACAGGAACAAGCGATTTCCCATCCTCAGCACCAACGCGCATGGTGTTCATCGGAGCGTAGAAACTCTTCTAGTAGCAGAATGTTGGACGTCTATTTGTCGGGAGGGTGGCTAATACAACACCCTCGTGGAAATACGCCCGCCGGTTGCTACTAGACGGTTTCTAACCTCCCGACACCCTTGCCATCCCGGCAAGGGCAAGCCCTGCAGGAGGTCCAACATGTTGACGCCGTGGGAAGACGAACCCGATGACGCGCGCCCCAAGCGCAAACCCTACGCCCGCCCCGCACGCAGCTACCGCGTAGGCGCGCTGACGTACCCGGACCGCGAAGAGTGCGGTCCCACCGAAATTGTTCCCTACCTCAAGCTGCGCGGCCGCTGGCTGGACAAGCTCGGCTTCGACGTAGGCGCCCGCCTGAAGGTGGAGGCCACGCACGGCATCATCACCCTTACGGTGGTGGAGCGGCCCGTGCCGGTGGTCAAGAAGATCCCCCGCAAGTTGCAGCGCCGCACCGGCTGAGCGCCCGCGCCCACCCGCCGGGTGGGCCGTTGCACGGCCAGTGTCCGCCAGCCCCTGCGGGCGGCCTGGCCGCACAGCCGCAGTGCATGCCCCGTTTCGGCAGCGCTGTGCTGTGGCAGGCGCAAACGCCAGCACGTCACTGCACGCCCGGTGCAGTGTGGATGTACAACCAGTTTCATAACCCAGCAGTGGGAGGAACGCATGAGCAAGAGTGTCTTCATGCAGTTGGAAATGGCCGCTGGCCTGCGCGCCAGCTTTCAGCACGCGGCGGCGCGCGAACACCGTCCCGCCGCACAGGTGCTCCAGCGGTTGATGCGGGAGTATGTGGTGCGGCAATCGTGTGTGGATGCCGAGCAAGAGGCGGGCCCCTTCGACGCGGTCGAGCGGGTGGCAGGCGCGGTGGCCCTGGAGGGGGCGAGGGTGGCCAGGTGTGAGCCGGAGGCGGCGCCGTGCTTCGAAGGCGGCGACCGGGATCTGGAGGCAATGGTGGCCCGGCAGCTTGGGTGGCGGTGTTCGCCGTTTGGGGTGGGGTGAGCGGGCTTGCTATGGGGAAGAGCTAGGCTTTCATCAAAGGTGAGCGCTAATGATGGAAGCTCAGCTCCGCCCCTTCAGTGGGATCAACGTCGGAAACCAATGCTCGTTAAGGCATTCATCGCGTAAGGGGGGAATGCGCCCGCCGGGCGCATACTCGGTTTCTAGCCTCCCGGCACCCTTTCGCCTGCCTAGGCGAAAGCCACTGCCGTCTGGGGCGGACACCATGCGCAACGTCACCACTCGCCAAACCACTTGCAGCCGAGCATCCGCCAATGTCTCGCATTGTTGCAGCGCGACACCCACTGGAGACCAAGCCATGACCCCGCCCGCCGGGCGCCTCGCCTTGTCAGAAGTGGTCGATCCCTTCCGCCGCGCCCGGAACTGTGCCGGCCCATCTGGCGCGCCTCGTTCGATGTCTGTTGCCTGGCGTGGGGCCTGATCCCAGTAAAGGTGTGGGGAGCGGCTAGTCAAGCTGACACGGCAGGAGGGCGCGGGTTGAGGAAAGGACAGCCCACCGGTCAACAGGCGGCGGGCTGCGCCGGTTGCAGCCACCGCCGCAGCATGTCATCCAACGCCGCTGCAGGTTGATCAAGCGCCAACACGTGCACGCCGGTGCGGTTCTCCGCATGAAAGGCAGGTACCTCCAGCCAGGGCGCGTCACCCCCCGCAGGCACCAGAAGCAGGGAGCAGTCCGGGCGCTGGCCGTCCCATCGCAGCGCATCCTGGTAGAGGTGCGCCGAGCGCATGGCCTGCAGGATGTTGTGCCGGCCAGTGCGGTACTTCGCATCCAGCACCAGCATCCGCCGGGCGCCCGCGATCTCCGTGGTCACCAGGATGTCTGGCTTCAACTGCAGCGAGATACTCCGCAGCCCCTTGGATGCACCCTCGGCAGTCACGAGCGTTCGCTGCAGCGAGGCTTCCACGCGTGTATGCCCGGCGGCTCCCACGTAGCGAATCACGTCCACCGAAGTTTGCGTCCCGCGTGCCCATGCCAGGCCCGGGAACAGCGTGCGCAGGCTGTCCAGAATGCGCACGTAGCACCAGCGTTCGTAGATCTCCCAGGTGGGGCTGAGCCACAGTTGCTCGTCGCGATCCGGCCCGGCCACGCCCGGCCGCAGCGTTGCCCACCCCAGGCGATACGCGCGCGCGTACTCCGGATGCGCGGAGATCGCGGTCAACCCTGCCGCACCCACCTCGCGGCGGCTCACGTTTGCGTAGGGGGATAGCTTTGCCAGTGACTGCAGGCGGCTTGCCTGTGCCTCCAGATACTCAAGCTTGCGGCCAATGCGGCAGGCCAGCGGCGTGCGTGCGCCTTCTTCTTTGTCCACGGCGGCCAACTTCGCCAGGCCGCTGGCCACGTGTGCGCAGCGTAACCGTACCTGTGACAGCGTTGCCGCCAATGCGCGGTTGGCTGGGTTATCCAGGTTCTCAGCCGATTGAACGACCTCCAACAAGGGCGTACTGCCTGCGGCGGAAGGCTGCCTGCGCAGCAGCCCCGCCGTTTCGGCCCGTGCCATCAGCCGCCGGGCCGAGGTAGCGTCAATTCGCCTCACCCGCTGGAAGGGAACCTGCCTGCGCTCGTGTTGCAGCCGGGTCAGGGGGCGCGCGGCCACCTGCTGCAGCGCTTTGATGAGCCCTTCCGAGTGTCGGCGCAGCCGGGCGTACTGAAGAAACAACGTGGTCACATCGCCGACAACGCCGATGTTGCCCTGCGCGGCTTCCGAACCCAACAGCAGGGCGGGGTCGAACGCCTGGATCTGCGCCATCATCTGCTGGTAGAGCGCAGCGCCCATCTTGCGCGCATCCGGTGCCACATCCAGACGATAGCTCGCCAACGGCCGGCCGAGGCTGTCCACCACCTCGGCCGATACCTCACCGGCATAGAAGCCCGCCTGCCAGCGCAGTACAGGCCCCGCCGCGGTGGATACCGGCTCCACCGCGGCTTCGTCGATGTACAACGTGGCGCCGTCCGGCAGCACCTGGAACTCGTAGACGCCCGTTTCTCGGAAGCCACTGCAGCAATCGCCCGGGGACACCTCAAAGCGGGTACGCGCCTGGTCATGGCAGATAAGAACGATCATCGGCTCAGCGCCAGAACCGCGCGCTACCCTGCTCGTGCAGGTCCACGGTGAGCTCCTTCACCTTGGTGGCCGATGTGTCCAACTGGTGCGCGGCAAGAACGGTGCTTACCGCCGCGAATGCCTCACGCAGCCGCCGGGTGTCCTCGCCGCGCAGTTTGGGCAGCACCTTGGCATACACAGAGAGATCCAACGCTTGGCGGGCGGTGAGCTCGCCACCGTCCACACCGGCCTCCACATAGCCCAGTACATCCCCGATGGTGCGCCAGCCAAAGTGCAGCCGCACCGCGCGCAGGGGGGCCATCAGTTCGGCCAGCACTGTCTTTACCAAGGTCAGGTCATCCGGTGCCAACGTGGTGGTGGTCCAACCCGGATACTGTTCCACTTGGATGTCCCAGAACTCGATGACCGTGCTGCGGTCGAGCACTTTGTCGCTCAGGCCGTGGGTGGTCTCATCCATGTTCACGGTGCCGATGATGACCAGGTTGGCGGGGTAGGGCAGGCGGCCGGGTACATCGCCCACCTCATCGCCCAATGCGTGGAGCTCGATGTCATCGCCGGTTTCCATCGCCGACAGCAGCGGCGCCAGATACTGCTCGGGGTGCGACAGGTTCATCTCATCCAGCAGCACAACGTAGGGCCGGTCGGGATCGGCGCTGGCGCGCAGCAGGAACTCCAGAAAGCCAGTGCGCATGTACACATCGGTGTCGATGGGGTTCACATAGCCCAGCAGGCTGCTCGGGTCATGCCAGCCCGGTTGAACCGCCACTACATGCCAGCCCTTCTGGTCGCCAGGTTCCTCATCGGCATGAGCCCACAGCGCCTTGGCGTACCCCATGGCCAACAGGGTCTTGCCGGCACCGCTCAGGCCAGTGAGCACGGCAAAATGACGGCGCGGGTGGCGCCGGTTCCACACGCCGGTGTGCAGCTGGGTAATCAGGCTCGGATCAAATGCCAGGTCCTTGCCAAATGAGGCTTTGATGGCCTGCACCGACGGAAGCTGCGACCACAGGTCATCCACCTCGGTCACTACCGAGGTGCTGGCAGTGTCTGCCGCTTCCTTGGCCCGTGCGGGTAGCTCGCCGGGCTTCCAATGGATACGTGAGGCCCACTCCCGGCCCCGCGGCGTAAGGTGCAGCACTTTGGCTGCATCCAACTCTGCCAGCTCCATGCCTTTGATCCAGTTGATCAGCACGGTAGGGGCGAAATTGCTGGTCCAGCCCGGGTTGACCCGCTGCAGCCGGCTGATGGCCTGTTTCTGCGGCAACGGCGCTTGGTCGAGCGCGTGCAGCAGGTTGTCAAAACCGAGAATCTGGGTAAGCAGCCAGTCCGATACGTCTTCAGCCTCACCAGATTCCAGCAATGCCTCGCCCCGGGGGGTGAGATACAGGTCGTCGCCCGTAGAGCGAAGCGCGCCCCACTCGGCGATGAGCGCGTTGAGGTTGGTGCCCAAGGAGTTGGTTGCCAGCTTTGGGTTAACCGAGCGGATGTGCTCCAGGAAGTCGGCGCGCTTGCAGCCATCTTTTGCGAAAGCCAGCATGGCCACCACGCTGGGCACCGAGCCGTTGATGGCCAGCATGCCGCGCCGCCGGCGCTCGGCTGGAAGAGGGTTGAGCTTCAGCTCGCTGGGTGATTCGCCGGGCACCTCGGTGGCGGCGTCGCTTTTCTCTTGCACAAAATGCACGAATAGCGCCCACGCCAGGGTCATGCGCTCTTCGCGGCTGGTGATCGCCACGCCCGCTTCATCAAAGCGCTGCAACACGCGCTGGTGAAGCTCGGTGCGGTGATCCAGACCCGTGCTCAGCCCCATCGCCTTGCCCAGCGCCCGCAGCTTCTGGTAATGGGCCACCGTGGTGAAGTGCGCCGGCCACAGGGAGGCGAACACGCGATACATCTTCAGCCGGGGGCGTTTGGGGACCAGTGCAAGCACGCTGTCGTCAAGGCGCTCCCATGCGGCGCCAAACCAGGCGATGCGCTCATCCTCGCTGGCGGGGAGCTCGGCCTGCTTGAGGTCCCAGAGCATCTCGGCAATGGCGTTGCTGGCGATCACGGCCGATACGTCGATGTGGCCCTGGCCGGTGGCCGCGATCGTGCGCTCTTCCCACAGCTCCCGCTGAAACGCTGCGCTTACGAACGTATCGTGGTCGGCGGCCTCAACCCGCGCCAGCCACGTGGAGAGCCGCAAGATCCAGCCATCCAGGTGATGCCACTTGCGGTGCTGCTCAAGCGCGGCATGGCAGGCATCGGCCAGCCCGGTATTGCTCATAAGATCGATGGTCACTACGAAATCCCTTTGTTGATGTCGCGATCACTGGCCAAAGCCGATGCGTAACAGGATAGAGGCGCTTCAGGGGCGTATCCACCGTTTGATGCGCGGGCAATAGTGCACTGAATACTGCTGCGGATACGCCATCAACATGGCGGCCAGCACCCCATACCACCATCGTAGCGAGTGGTCATCCGCTACCGTGGGGTGCCACCTTACTCGCCCATTGCGCCGCGCCTCGATCATCTGAACGGCTGACTGTAGAGTGTTGTACCCACTTGGCTCACAGCAAGCACTGCTGCGCAGCTGCCACCTCCGTCAGCAGCCGCAGAGGGTCTTAAGCAGATCATGGGAAACCAACAGCGCGAGCAGGAGATCGGCAATCTGTTGGCTGAAATAGCCCGCCAGCACTACCGACAGCGCCTTGAGCATCAAATCCATCGGCATGGTCAGCCGCCTGCAATACTCAAACTCATGGCAGATGATTCGATGCAGGCGGACGCCATACCGTGCTTCGGCGGCCAGTACGCCCTTCACGCCTGCTACCACCCGCGCTCTGAACTCACGGTAGTCGCCCCACTCCATGGCGTGAACTGGCAGGGTGCCGTCGATCACGTTCCGCCAGGTTTCCTTCTTGCTTGACAGCTCATAACGAACGCGATCGAGGCCCTCCCACTCTCTCAAGAGACTGAGTGAAAGTTCAAACTCATTCTTCCCCATGTTCTCTTCGATGCTCATCGCAATCCTTGTTTAGTTGAACGAACGTGCTACGTCGCTACGCTTTCCGCCATCTGCGCGCCCAGAGGGCAGCCATACCCGGCCACTGCCGCGCGCAGGTCCGCAGCAATTTCCTCACGCAGGTGCGCCGGTGCTTCCACCTGTACATGGCGACCAAACCCCATCAGCCACCAGCGCAGCGATTGATCATCTTCTACCGTGGCGTGCAGCCTTATCTGGTCATCGCCCAGGGGCTGGATTACCTGATCGGCTGACAGCGGCGTGTCGCGCAGATGCTCGGCCGCAGCCGTATGGAAGCGCACCACCAGTGCGATCTGCCCCCGGCCCTGGAACGCGGTGGCCACCGTGGATGCGTACTGCTGAAACTCGAAGCCCTCCGGCGCGTTGGCTGGCTCGTCCAGCACCTGCGTGCGCGAGAGGCGGTGCAGCGCCAGGTGCCGCACATCGGGGTAGTGGCGCAACGTGCAGACCAGGTACTGCGCGGGGCCTCGCACGATCAGCCCGAGTGGGTGCATCACCATTTCCTTGGGCTCATCGGTCCCCTTGCTGCGGTACCAGCCGGTGAGGCGTCGCTGCAGCAGGAGCGCCCGGTGCACATCCACCTGCACGGCCATGGCCACC
This genomic interval carries:
- the aceE gene encoding pyruvate dehydrogenase (acetyl-transferring), homodimeric type codes for the protein MNWLNEVLNNDPNPVETQEWIESLKAVIDVEGPERAHQLLEGMVELTRRSGAYLPFSPTTEYVNTIAPTLEAKSPGNAELEWRIRSIIRWNAMATVVRANRKPGDLGGHIASFASGATLYDVGFNHFWRAPSDNHPGDLLFIQGHSAPGIYARSFLEGRIDEAQLDKFRMEVDGGGLSSYPHPWLMPDYWQTPTVSMGLGPLAAIYQAQFLRYLENRGLIEKSDRKVWCFIGDGESDEPETLGAIALAGREGLDNLIFVVNCNLQRLDGPVRGNGKIIQELEGVFRGGGWNVIKLLWGGYWDALLAKDTNGVLRKLMMETVDGEYQNCKAFGGAYTREHFFGKYPETAAMVAGLSDDDIWRLNRGGHDPHKVYAAYHEAVNTKGMPTVILAKTVKGYGMGSAGEALNPTHQTKKLDDDAVRHFRDRFNIPVTDAQLADGQVPFYHPGPDSPEVKYLQERRAALGGYLPQRRRKAEKSFVAPKLESYERLLKSSGERSYSTTMAFVQSLNITLRDKELGPHIVPIVADEARTFGMEGLFRQIGIYAPFGQKYKPVDADQLMFYREDQSGQVLQQGISEPGAIASWMAAGTSYSVSNVPMLPFYIYYSMFGFQRVGDLAWQAADMRTRGFLLGGTAGRTTLNGEGLQHEDGFSHIVAGGIPNVRSYDPTFGFEVTVILQHGTKAMMEDQIDEYYYITLMNENYTHPEMPEGAADGIVKGMYLLTDAGKPKKGELRVQLLGSGTILREAIAAAELLDKDFGVTADIWSCPSFNELRRDGFDVERYNRFHPEGEQRKAFVTELLEGRQGPAIAATDYVRAYADQIRSFVPMSYTVLGTDGFGRSDTRANLRRFFEVDRYYIAHAAIAALAKEGKMTAKDVARAIKQYKIDPEKANPVGV
- a CDS encoding AAA family ATPase → MRILQFAAKRVHNRYDYDMEFNEEITFLVGINGSGKTTSLRLLQAMLAFDLTTLLSIKFSELRVVINSESKFFDYRIISDKKNLVFVMNGEDLGHRVARLDDEKLAMYSKVERIEGYVEDQRVDLIQRMNQTFPAFMRLGRPLFLGLERRAARLDIEPFYFDEDVGVTSYSSKRSWASKGIVEGLDSSQFLIERAFRKYRKASDSIGARLTNTVVGSMFDYIEFNPDELQGGDRNAADFRSLYDRRREIEALAARLGGSAGAEKQISEFFSKMQAVLEQSRGAASIEWLMNRSQIKRIHKLLEEMERQKTQAERFYVPIENFLDGINSFLRDSRKVASVDSIGKLKVTQEGVDLPLSSLSSGEKQLLIMLAHAWFGRGSKGVLIVDEPELSLHLRWQERLVDEISKGAKSQMIFATHSPEIIGFKKNNCVYVG
- a CDS encoding DUF4435 domain-containing protein, whose amino-acid sequence is MNRDLSVGLPVRGLAARYAEAALYHNYNDIDVYIEDTAEGYRKLYAIVLARLFSADGIALDRVFPLGSRGQVLKAARKDDGCGRKSLFIVDGDLYLLGGEYEDIPESVFVLPRYCIENFLIDSSAILRVLYEDAPEMDMDELKIKCDFEGWFSSSRENLKELFVWFAVSHSLAAGIQTVSMRYQAICKNGDGDVDSLKVRLVVDEISRDLSVRFGQEAVSSALESVRQKVDESSCFITNYVSAKDFVLPLLLIRGRAVSGSKAANLNLKVRVARVCSLHGLDPIVERVRRLAAA
- a CDS encoding SymE family type I addiction module toxin — translated: MLTPWEDEPDDARPKRKPYARPARSYRVGALTYPDREECGPTEIVPYLKLRGRWLDKLGFDVGARLKVEATHGIITLTVVERPVPVVKKIPRKLQRRTG
- a CDS encoding DUF2357 domain-containing protein; its protein translation is MIVLICHDQARTRFEVSPGDCCSGFRETGVYEFQVLPDGATLYIDEAAVEPVSTAAGPVLRWQAGFYAGEVSAEVVDSLGRPLASYRLDVAPDARKMGAALYQQMMAQIQAFDPALLLGSEAAQGNIGVVGDVTTLFLQYARLRRHSEGLIKALQQVAARPLTRLQHERRQVPFQRVRRIDATSARRLMARAETAGLLRRQPSAAGSTPLLEVVQSAENLDNPANRALAATLSQVRLRCAHVASGLAKLAAVDKEEGARTPLACRIGRKLEYLEAQASRLQSLAKLSPYANVSRREVGAAGLTAISAHPEYARAYRLGWATLRPGVAGPDRDEQLWLSPTWEIYERWCYVRILDSLRTLFPGLAWARGTQTSVDVIRYVGAAGHTRVEASLQRTLVTAEGASKGLRSISLQLKPDILVTTEIAGARRMLVLDAKYRTGRHNILQAMRSAHLYQDALRWDGQRPDCSLLLVPAGGDAPWLEVPAFHAENRTGVHVLALDQPAAALDDMLRRWLQPAQPAAC